A stretch of Episyrphus balteatus chromosome 2, idEpiBalt1.1, whole genome shotgun sequence DNA encodes these proteins:
- the LOC129911524 gene encoding glucose dehydrogenase [FAD, quinone]-like → MFKNSSSKLIAIVGIVILSAVVIRSQNVLLETIEFLRRGAEDNRLENMDNKPMDGEYDFIVVGAGTAGCTMAARLSENPDWKVLLLEAGGPESLVMDVPIVAHFLQLGEMNWKYRTQPSDRACLAMNNNRCNWPRGKVMGGSSVLNYMMYTRGNRRDYDRWADLGNEGWSYEEVLPYFKKYEGSSVPNADEEYVGRDGPVKVSYVDWKSKIAKAFVEAAQEDGLKYVDYNGKVQTGVSYLHTTTRNATRWSSNRAYLYPIKGKRPNLHVKKRALVTKILINPQTKAAYGVVVKTDGHYHKVLARKEVIVTAGAINSPQLLMLSGVGPAKHLREVGIKPIADLAVGYNLQDHTAPAVTFTTNATSLHFEDFADPTLLTEFNRHGGPYGSPGGCETIAFWDLDHQELEDGWPDIELFMVGGSMSANPAISRAFGLKDIVYDAVFREIEQKNLNAFMIFPMILRPKSRGRIMLKNTDPTKYPLIYANYMHHPYDVDISVRGLLKAVSLMDRSAFKAINAKLWDRKIPTCSQFAYKSYEYWECYVKHFTFTIYHYSGTTKMGPKSDRSAVVDPRLRVYGIKNLRVADAGIMPEIMSGHPNGPVFMIAEKAADMIKQDHGFIP, encoded by the coding sequence atgtttaaaaattcgaGCTCTAAACTGATCGCGATCGTTGGGATTGTAATATTGAGTGCGGTTGTGATTAGATCCCAAAATGTTCTACTTGAAACTATAGAATTTCTTCGGCGCGGAGCTGAAGATAATCGACTCGAGAACATGGATAACAAACCCATGGATGGGGAATATGATTTTATTGTTGTTGGAGCTGGAACAGCAGGATGCACAATGGCCGCCCGTCTCTCTGAGAATCCAGATTGGAAAGTTCTTTTGTTAGAAGCTGGTGGACCGGAAAGTCTTGTCATGGATGTACCGATCGTGGCACATTTCTTGCAGCTTGGTGAAATGAATTGGAAATATCGAACACAGCCTAGTGATCGTGCATGTTTGGCAATGAACAATAACCGTTGTAATTGGCCCAGAGGAAAGGTTATGGGTGGATCGAGTGTTTTGAATTATATGATGTACACAAGAGGTAATCGAAGGGATTATGATCGTTGGGCCGATTTGGGAAATGAAGGTTGGAGCTATGAAGAAGTTCTGCCTTATTTCAAGAAATATGAAGGCAGTAGTGTTCCGAATGCCGACGAAGAGTATGTGGGTCGTGATGGTCCGGTTAAAGTTTCATATGTTGACTGGAAATCTAAGATTGCTAAAGCTTTCGTTGAAGCCGCTCAAGAAGATGGACTTAAATATGTCGATTATAATGGCAAAGTTCAGACAGGAGTATCCTACCTCCACACAACAACCAGGAATGCAACTAGATGGAGTTCGAACCGAGCTTATCTCTATCCCATCAAAGGAAAGCGTCCAAATTTGCATGTGAAGAAACGCGCTCTAGTCACCAAGATCCTAATAAACCCTCAAACTAAGGCAGCCTATGGTGTAGTAGTGAAGACCGATGGACATTATCACAAAGTTTTAGCACGAAAAGAAGTGATTGTAACTGCTGGCGCAATTAATTCACCACAACTTCTGATGTTGTCTGGAGTTGGACCTGCAAAGCATTTGCGTGAAGTTGGCATCAAACCAATTGCTGATCTTGCCGTAGGATATAACTTACAGGATCACACTGCACCAGCTGTTACATTTACTACCAATGCTACATCATTGCATTTCGAGGACTTTGCCGATCCGACACTCTTAACTGAATTCAATCGACACGGAGGACCATATGGATCGCCAGGTGGTTGTGAGACGATAGCATTTTGGGATTTGGATCATCAAGAATTAGAAGATGGTTGGCCAGATATAGAGCTGTTTATGGTTGGTGGTTCGATGTCGGCAAATCCTGCTATCTCTAGAGCTTTTGGTTTGAAAGATATTGTCTATGATGCAGTATTTCGTGAGATTGAACAGAAGAATCTTAATGCTTTCATGATATTCCCTATGATTTTGCGACCTAAATCACGTGGAAGAATTATGTTGAAGAATACTGATCCAACAAAATATCCACTCATCTATGCCAATTATATGCATCATCCTTATGATGTGGATATATCGGTGAGAGGTTTATTGAAGGCTGTAAGTTTAATGGATCGTTCGGCATTCAAAGCAATTAATGCCAAATTGTGGGATAGGAAAATTCCAACTTGTTCACAGTTTGCATATAAATCTTATGAATATTGGGAATGTTATGTAAAACATTTCACTTTTACTATTTATCATTATTCGGGAACGACAAAAATGGGACCAAAGAGTGATCGATCGGCGGTGGTGGATCCTCGTTTGAGAGTTTATGGTATTAAGAATCTTCGTGTTGCTGATGCTGGTATAATGCCAGAAATTATGTCTGGACATCCAAATGGACCAGTGTTTATGATTGCTGAAAAGGCGGCGGATATGATTAAACAAGATCATGGTTTTATACCGTAG